The following coding sequences lie in one Zingiber officinale cultivar Zhangliang chromosome 2B, Zo_v1.1, whole genome shotgun sequence genomic window:
- the LOC122045637 gene encoding protein RETARDED ROOT GROWTH, mitochondrial-like isoform X2, with the protein MAIWEFAAFARRLRTLLSYSASPPPPFPYFPPPYGVLRRGSSQIPFAFLLPGRGLSAAASFLLVQPRSPTFLFLSTVSTYVGDPFSRHYSSTPPDREVESREDQQAPIPCTVHDEEQGNRLSQAQQEKKSRFIPVKAYFLCTSIDLRSLQAQNAFNVVSPPTSRATNYIVFRYYDVKDDPQVMVSGLQSEASCHYMVVFHYGSVVLFNVSDHEVDGYLKIVEKHASGLLPEMRKDDFAIVEKPTLENWMQGGLDYIVLKTLNMDGIRIIGRVLSQSIALDHYIHQVDGMVAEFAEINRSLEKTGISTMKRKQLFQLVWKSNSNLTAVILKLGLFESSDIAWRNANYAQVWEYLRDEYELSQRFENLNFKLKFVECIRNLIASLIKPPRIDVYGYLILLHALAKSPV; encoded by the exons ATGGCGATTTGGGAGTTCGCCGCTTTCGCCAGGCGTCTCAGAACTCTACTCTCTTACTccgcttctcctcctcctcctttcccCTACTTCCCTCCTCCCTACGGAGTCCTCCGCCGCGGTTCCTCCCAAATCCCATTCGCCTTCCTTCTCCCTGGTCGTGGCCTGTCCGCTGCCGCCTCATTCCTTCTCGTCCAGCCCCGCAGTCCCACTTTCCTCTTCCTTTCCACTGTTTCGACTTATGTAGGCGATCCCTTCTCGCGGCACTATTCCTCCACCCCTCCCGACCGCGAGGTCGAGTCGCGGGAAGATCAGCAGGCCCCCATCCCTTGCACCGTCCACGATGAGGAGCAGGGCAACCGCCTCTCGCAGGCCCAGCAGGAGAAGAAGAGCCGTTTTATCCCTGTCAAGGCTTATTTCCTTTGCACTAG TATTGATTTGAGGAGCTTGCAGGCCCAGAACGCGTTCAATGTCGTCTCTCCTCCAACCTCTCGCGCCACCAATTACATTGTATTCAGATACTATGATGTCAAGGACGATCCTCAG GTTATGGTCAGTGGTTTACAAAGTGAAGCTTCTTGCCATTATATGGTAGTGTTTCATTATGGTTCAGTTGTGTTGTTTAATGTTTCTGATCATGAAGTTGATGGGTATCTGAAGATTGTTGAAAAACATGCTTCTGGTTTGCTTCCAGAAATGAGAAAGGATG ATTTTGCAATAGTTGAGAAACCAACTCTTGAAAATTGGATGCAAGGGGGACTTGATTATATAGTGCTGAAGACTTTGAACATGGATGGCATCCGAATCATAGGAAGAGTTCTTAGCCAAAGTATTGCTTTAGATCACTACATTCATCAA GTTGATGGAATGGTGGCAGAGTTTGCAGAAATCAATCGTAGTTTGGAAAAGACTGGAATATCTACTATGAAACGGAAACAACTTTTTCAGTTGGTGtggaaatcaaattcaaatttgaCTGCTGTTATTCTCAAACTTGGGCTTTTTGAGAG TTCAGATATTGCTTGGAGGAATGCTAACTATGCACAAGTGTGGGAGTATCTTCGGGACGAATATGAGCTATCACAGAGATttgaaaatcttaattttaagcTGAAGTTTGTAGAG TGTATTCGTAATTTGATAGCATCACTTATAAAGCCCCCACGGATTGACGTATATGGCTACCTCATTCTTTTGCATGCGCTAGCGAAGTCTCCTGTGTGA
- the LOC122045637 gene encoding protein RETARDED ROOT GROWTH, mitochondrial-like isoform X1, protein MAIWEFAAFARRLRTLLSYSASPPPPFPYFPPPYGVLRRGSSQIPFAFLLPGRGLSAAASFLLVQPRSPTFLFLSTVSTYVGDPFSRHYSSTPPDREVESREDQQAPIPCTVHDEEQGNRLSQAQQEKKSRFIPVKAYFLCTSIDLRSLQAQNAFNVVSPPTSRATNYIVFRYYDVKDDPQVMVSGLQSEASCHYMVVFHYGSVVLFNVSDHEVDGYLKIVEKHASGLLPEMRKDDFAIVEKPTLENWMQGGLDYIVLKTLNMDGIRIIGRVLSQSIALDHYIHQVDGMVAEFAEINRSLEKTGISTMKRKQLFQLVWKSNSNLTAVILKLGLFESSDIAWRNANYAQVWEYLRDEYELSQRFENLNFKLKFVEHNISIIQEILQNRTFVLLEWLIIFLIAVDIVLSYLLH, encoded by the exons ATGGCGATTTGGGAGTTCGCCGCTTTCGCCAGGCGTCTCAGAACTCTACTCTCTTACTccgcttctcctcctcctcctttcccCTACTTCCCTCCTCCCTACGGAGTCCTCCGCCGCGGTTCCTCCCAAATCCCATTCGCCTTCCTTCTCCCTGGTCGTGGCCTGTCCGCTGCCGCCTCATTCCTTCTCGTCCAGCCCCGCAGTCCCACTTTCCTCTTCCTTTCCACTGTTTCGACTTATGTAGGCGATCCCTTCTCGCGGCACTATTCCTCCACCCCTCCCGACCGCGAGGTCGAGTCGCGGGAAGATCAGCAGGCCCCCATCCCTTGCACCGTCCACGATGAGGAGCAGGGCAACCGCCTCTCGCAGGCCCAGCAGGAGAAGAAGAGCCGTTTTATCCCTGTCAAGGCTTATTTCCTTTGCACTAG TATTGATTTGAGGAGCTTGCAGGCCCAGAACGCGTTCAATGTCGTCTCTCCTCCAACCTCTCGCGCCACCAATTACATTGTATTCAGATACTATGATGTCAAGGACGATCCTCAG GTTATGGTCAGTGGTTTACAAAGTGAAGCTTCTTGCCATTATATGGTAGTGTTTCATTATGGTTCAGTTGTGTTGTTTAATGTTTCTGATCATGAAGTTGATGGGTATCTGAAGATTGTTGAAAAACATGCTTCTGGTTTGCTTCCAGAAATGAGAAAGGATG ATTTTGCAATAGTTGAGAAACCAACTCTTGAAAATTGGATGCAAGGGGGACTTGATTATATAGTGCTGAAGACTTTGAACATGGATGGCATCCGAATCATAGGAAGAGTTCTTAGCCAAAGTATTGCTTTAGATCACTACATTCATCAA GTTGATGGAATGGTGGCAGAGTTTGCAGAAATCAATCGTAGTTTGGAAAAGACTGGAATATCTACTATGAAACGGAAACAACTTTTTCAGTTGGTGtggaaatcaaattcaaatttgaCTGCTGTTATTCTCAAACTTGGGCTTTTTGAGAG TTCAGATATTGCTTGGAGGAATGCTAACTATGCACAAGTGTGGGAGTATCTTCGGGACGAATATGAGCTATCACAGAGATttgaaaatcttaattttaagcTGAAGTTTGTAGAG CATAACATTAGTATCATCCAAGAAATCCTTCAGAATCGCACATTCGTTTTGTTGGAGTGGTTGATCATCTTTTTGATTGCTGTGGATATCGTCCTCTCTTACCTTTTACATTGA